In Pectinophora gossypiella chromosome 17, ilPecGoss1.1, whole genome shotgun sequence, one DNA window encodes the following:
- the LOC126374466 gene encoding eukaryotic translation elongation factor 1 epsilon-1 — MSACTVEVIKLIGKYLNTPVGTVCYNTDKVLTTVLDKQNVEGFASIVLRLAAKSGSPWSQEQALLSYQWLEHIAMYANQAVANPTCSKNFLEDINKALERNTYLAGQFLTVTDVAVYYVLYPLLERLSVIERESLLHLCRWSKHIQAQPKVCASKPPLPLNTLTLSILAPAAH; from the exons atgagtGCGTGCACTGTCGAAGTTATTAAATTGATTGGCAAATACTTGAACACGCCTGTGGGAACAGTGTGTTACAATACCGACAAG GTATTGACGACGGTGTTAGACAAGCAGAATGTGGAAGGGTTTGCGAGTATCGTGTTACGGCTGGCAGCGAAGAGTGGGTCTCCATGGAGTCAGGAGCAGGCACTGCTTAGCTACCAGTGGCTGGAGCACATCGCCATGTATGCCAACCAAGCAGTAGCTAACCCTACTTGCTCTAAGAACTTTTTAGAA GATATCAATAAGGCGTTAGAAAGAAATACCTATTTGGCAGGACAATTTTTAACAGTAACTGATGTAGCAGTGTATTATGTTCTATATCCTTTACTg GAGCGGTTATCAGTGATAGAGCGAGAATCACTACTCCACCTGTGCAGATGGTCTAAGCACATACAGGCTCAACCTAAAGTGTGCGCAAGCAAGCCTCCGCTCCCTCTTAACACATTAACTTTGTCAATACTTGCTCCTGCTGCACACTGA